The following proteins are co-located in the Ictalurus punctatus breed USDA103 chromosome 14, Coco_2.0, whole genome shotgun sequence genome:
- the phrf1 gene encoding PHD and RING finger domain-containing protein 1 isoform X2, which yields MDDEDSQDELINKNISHGKGKRPTATILSDEEEDGDDSHEDGTDSEEDDDSQDEGGEEEDEEDESDHEDGEKELDGAVGTEVTDLGLSSDEDAEKCPICLNTFHEQPVATPQNCEHYFCLDCILEWAKNANSCPIDRIVFSNILLRKCYGGKVRETITVQRPVTREQEEQVNVDLEQTSCEVCGGTDREDRLLLCDGCDAGYHMECLTPPLDAVPVEEWFCPECAPNNRNRRAEQLSEEEEESRVLPTTSRSQPAGSRPTRAIARTQHSERVRANVNRHRITQLAPQYLMRSTWLDETINSVVAGLNTAVYVRDFTPRPRVRRRRKRAPRKKTTKEGKDIKGKTSTTKVKRRKRKVWRRKLRKKAMVKKKTTQGRIAQNLGLKKPSRSSSIPSVYRPCEQTLGSMRADIGAASLSIYGDPFDLDPFNNGDEELDQASVQPSLLEAKRRGLSHSALRSHQPVARPILAGLSSRGHSIPLVEEVAEAAPVPDLLGSILSGQSLLLMDSSDVVINRDGSLKAPKPACLSSPSSSLSGSSSLERTPSTGAADIHGSREPAPSSSPLTNSSQSSFRPTPAPVTRSPSCPSASHAPASVLEHPRLSMPLPRRPTPTNSNGTGHNQRGTCSIRGQPPARVTNGAPESHLGERRSTANVPAKKPPPKPVWVDVSVLPRIPKIKRENSSVVHGSTGSNSNNLPESSMTSLAGDKGRQSSVDQQGARESRQGRPIDGQRQRLDRAVPSSSFSNSFSTPSTSASVPSNSQPSSSTAISFRISSSGNPWHARRLSAPDQALPAKDKAPVKRNQKDKQQMLLSSYSQAKKTSVESEVYDPFNPTGSDASDSEDENEDDKAEINLPSSPATVQTVGQNEDAELQIKTESMDLDLPADNEMSGMKVQVKKEPTSPKDDSWSSPSHHPATLFAAQSQSLAALVAYSGSPVVSDAEDSGNSEGHLVKSPDHSRSSSLSSHHSEEKVKIEIKSEPDLEPSPVIDTSLVVSQVTKGNGIIQELSSVSGSSEANHKSKEKEIRSPCASSGEERRSWCASNSPPFKASEQSDKQKKPSRSEDRRRSRSRSPRRRRSRSRSRERSHLRDRRRSTRSSSSESSRKRRRKHENRDRYDSREKEVQKRSKKKRYSHSRSRSRSRSRSRSKSRERRRERTFSHRSSSRSRDSNETRSKRKRSRSASRDPRRRENVSEGPRRRERHSDKSSSAEEKEPTHSIERNAVLMKKESQTGQNECDTTLSAVSTEKETDSSNQENSQLIEETSKQLSEDVLSISLSHKSHESKPIEIKEEKDSSLSKNKESQLLKDQLPKQLKVEQIWPNDDDDDEDSCSDDDVLVINLSSPGPTPTDCEKMTDSDSTSLSVVPKEEMEVEPLQASCPVKQEPVDSSDEEINVDYLIDNLDFIKKEMKDEPVTNAAGAVEPQADMGKESAMVKQEMESVLVMAGTKAKSQGKRVTWNIQEPVVSQPDKMSKLALFKLKLKQEGSRKAASSSSTQITGQVAAAVQGGSKSAAMSISSPALEGRSNAGQEKSKSHKEELLQNPDQKDKYMKKLHMQERAIEEVKLAIKPFYQKRDITKEEYKEILRKAVQKVCHSKSGEINPVKVANLVKAYVDKYKHARKHRKAEEKQSAEGPKDSETPD from the exons ATGGATGACGAGGACAGCCAGGATGAGCTGATCAACAAAAACATCTCCCATGGAAAAGGCAAAAGGCCCACCGCAACTATTCTTTCTGATGAAG AGGAAGATGGTGACGACTCGCATGAGGACGGTACAGACagtgaggaggatgatgattcCCAGGACGAAGGTGGCGAGGAAGAGGACGAGGAAGATGAGAGTGATC ATGAAGATGGTGAAAAGGAGCTGGATGGAGCAGTAGGGACAGAAGTGACTGATCTTGGACTGAGTTCAGATGAGGATGCTGAGAAATGCCCTATCTGCCTCAACACCTTCCATGAGCAGCCGGTAGCTACGCCCCAGAACTGTGAGCACTACTTCTGTCTCGACTGCATTCTGGAGTGGGCCAAG AATGCCAACTCTTGTCCCATTGACCGCATAGTCTTCAGTAACATCCTACTGAGAAAATGCTATGGAGGAAAAGTCCGGGAGACG ATTACAGTTCAGAGGCCAGTAACACGTGAACAAGAGGAGCAGGTGAATGTGGATCTGGAGCAGACCAGCTGTGAGGTGTGTGGAGGGACAGACCGAGAAGATCGCCTGCTGCTCTGTGACGGCTGTGATGCCGG GTACCATATGGAGTGTTTAACACCTCCCTTGGATGCTGTGCCGGTTGAGGAGTGGTTTTGCCCAGAATGTGCACCAAACAACCGCAACAGAA GAGCTGAGCAGTtaagtgaggaggaggaggagagcaggGTTCTTCCTACCACCAGCCGCTCTCAGCCAGCAGGGTCCAGACCCACGCGTGCCATCGCACGGACACAACACAGCGAGAGGGTCCGAGCCAATGTCAACAGACACCGTATAACACAG CTTGCACCTCAGTACCTGATGCGGTCCACCTGGCTGGATGAGACCATTAATTCTGTAGTTGCTGGACTTAACACAGCTGTCTACGTGAGGGACTTCACTCCCCGGCCAAGAGTTCGCAGGAGACGCAAGCGAG CACCAAGAAAGAAAACCACTAAAGAAGGGAAAGACATTAAGGGTAAAACCTCAACCACAAAGGTGAAAAGGCGGAAGCGTAAAGTGTGGAGAAGGAAATTAAGAAAAAAGGCG ATGGTAAAAAAGAAGACAACTCAGGGCCGCATTGCACAGAATCTGGGCCTGAAGAAACCCAGCCGCAGCTCTTCTATCCCCTCTGTGTACCGCCCGTGTGAGCAAACACTGGGCAGCATGAGAGCAGACATTGGGGCAGCTTCCCTCTCCATTTACGGAGACCCCTTTGATCTCGATCCCTTCAATAATGG GGATGAGGAGCTGGACCAGGCTTCAGTTCAGCCCTCTTTGTTGGAGGCTAAACGGCGGGGTTTGTCCCACTCTGCTCTGCGCTCACACCAGCCTGTGGCCAGACCTATACTTGCTGGTTTGTCCAG TCGAGGGCACAGTATCCCTCTGGTGGAGGAGGTAGCAGAGGCTGCACCAGTCCCAGACTTGCTGGGAAGTATCCTCAGTGGCCAAAGCTTGCTGCTGATGGACAGCTCTGATGTGGTTATCAATAGAGATGGCTCTCTTAAAGCCCCCAAGCCTg CCTGTTTGTCATCTCCAAGTAGCAGCCTCTCGGGAAGCTCTTCTTTAGAAAGGACACCTTCCACAGGAGCAGCAGACATTCATGGCAGCAGAGAGCCTGCACCTTCCTCCAGCCCTTTAACAAACTCATCACAAAGCTCTTTCCGGCCCACTCCTGCCCCAGTAACGCGTTCGCCATCCTGCCCATCTGCTTCCCACGCACCGGCATCTGTTCTTGAACACCCACGCTTATCTATGCCTCTTCCACGCAGGCCAACTCCCACAAACTCGAATGGAACTGGACACAATCAGCGGGGCACCTGCAGCATCAGAGGCCAACCCCCAGCAAGGGTTACAAACGGAGCTCCTGAATCTCATCTTGGTGAGAGGCGAAGTACCGCAAACGTCCCTGCAAAAAAGCCTCCCCCCAAACCAGTATGGGTGGATGTGTCTGTGTTGCCAAGAATACCAAAGATTAAAAGAGAAAACAGTTCTGTGGTACACGGTAGTACTGGGAGCAATAGCAACAACTTACCAGAATCTTCCATGACTAGTTTAGCAGGTGACAAAGGCCGGCAGAGTTCAGTTGACCAGCAGGGAGCACGTGAAAGCAGGCAGGGTAGGCCGATAGATGGCCAGAGGCAGAGACTGGACAGAGCTGTGCCTTCGTCTTCTTTTTCTAACTCGTTCTCTACTCCATCAACTTCTGCTAGTGTACCATCAAATTCACAGCCGTCCTCTTCTACTGCTATTAGTTTTCGGATTAGCAGCAGTGGAAACCCATGGCACGCTCGGCGGCTTTCAGCACCTGATCAAGCCCTGCCTGCAAAAGATAAGGCACCTGTGAagagaaaccagaaagacaAGCAGCAGATGTTGTTGTCCTCTTATTCCCAGGCTAAAAAAACCTCTGTGGAGAGTGAGGTCTATGATCCCTTTAATCCCACAGGATCTGACGCCTCAGACTCTGAAGATGAGAATGAGGATGACAAGGCTGAAATAAATCTACCAAGCTCTCCAGCCACGGTACAAACTGTGGGGCAAAACGAAGATGCCGAACTTCAAATTAAAACCGAGTCCATGGACTTGGATTTGCCTGCGGACAATGAGATGTCTGGAATGAAAGTGCAGGTTAAAAAGGAGCCAACCTCTCCCAAGGATGACTCATGGTCATCACCTTCTCATCATCCAGCCACCCTGTTTGCAGCTCAGTCTCAGAGTCTTGCCGCTCTTGTGGCATACAGTGGAAGCCCTGTGGTCTCTGATGCCGAGGACAGTGGAAATTCTGAAGGTCACTTAGTGAAATCTCCGGATCATTCCAGATCTAGCTCACTCTCCAGTCACCACAGTGAAGAGAAGGTCAAGATAGAGATAAAATCTGAACCAGATCTTGAACCATCTCCTGTGATAGACACATCTCTAGTTGTGTCTCAGGTAACCAAAGGGAATGGGATAATACAAGAACTGTCATCCGTATCAGGAAGTTCTGAAGCAAATCACAAgagcaaagagaaagaaataagaTCACCATGTGCCAGTTCAGGAGAGGAGAGGCGATCATGGTGTGCTTCCAACAGTCCTCCTTTCAAAGCCTCTGAACAGTCTGATAAACAGAAGAAACCCTCACGGTCCGAAGACAGAAGGCGGTCGCGTTCTAGATCTCCACGCCGCAGGCGATCTCGCTCAAGATCCAGAGAGCGAAGCCACCTACGAGACAGGAGGCGCTCAACTCGCTCCAGCAGCAGCGAAAGCTCaaggaagagaagaaggaaGCACGAGAACCGTGACCGCTATGACAGCAGGGAGAAAGAGGTGCAGAAAAGGTCCAAGAAGAAAAGATACTCTCACTCGCGGTCAAGATCtcgatccagatccagatcaaGGTCAAAGtccagagagaggagaagagaacgAACATTTTCACATAGGTCTTCCTCAAGATCAAGGGACAGTAATGAAACAAGATCAAAAAGGAAAAGGTCTAGATCAGCTTCCAGAGACCCAAGACGGAGAGAGAATGTTTCAGAAGGCCCTCGCCGCAGAGAACGGCACAGCGACAAAAGTTCTTCTGCTGAGGAAAAGGAGCCTACTCACAGTATAGAGAGAAATGCAGTTTTAATGAAGAAGGAGTCACAGACAGGACAAAATGAATGTGACACTACACTTTCAGCTGTTTCAACTGAAAAGGAGACTGATTCGAGTAATCAAGAGAATTCGCAATTAATTGAAGAGACTTCAAAACAACTTTCAGAGGATGTTCTTTCGATTAGTCTGTCACACAAATCGCATGAATCTAAGCCTATTGAAatcaaagaagaaaaagactCCTCACTTAGTAAAAATAAAGAGTCCCAGCTCCTAAAAGATCAACTGCCAAAACAGCTCAAAGTAGAGCAGATTTGgcctaatgatgatgatgatgatgaggactcctgcagtgatgatgatgttcTTGTGATTAATTTATCTTCACCTGGCCCTACTCCCACAGATTGTGAAAAGATGACTGATTCTGATTCAACAAGCCTGTCTGTGGTCCCAAAGGAGGAGATGGAGGTAGAACCTCTGCAAGCATCATGTCCAGTAAAACAAGAACCAGTGGACTCTTCAGATGAAGAGATCAATGTGGATTATTTGATTGACAACTTGGACTTCATTAAGAAGGAGATGAAGGATGAGCCAGTAACTAATGCTGCAGGTGCTGTGGAGCCCCAGGCTGATATGGGCAAGGAGTCAGCAATGGTCAAACAGGAGATGGAGTCAGTGTTAGTAATGGCAGGCACCAAAGCCAAATCACAGGGTAAACGAGTCACTTGGAATATACAAGAGCCGGTGGTGTCCCAGCCAGACAAAATGAGCA AACTTGCACTATTCAAATTGAAATTGAAGCAGGAAGGGTCTCGTAAGGCTGCGTCGTCCTCCTCTACGCAGATCACTGGCCAG GTGGCAGCCGCTGTCCAGGGCGGGTCCAAATCAGCAGCCATGAGCATCAGTTCTCCGGCACTGGAAGGGAGGTCAAATGCCGGCCAGGAGAAATCCAAATCCCACAAAGAGGAGTTGTTGCAGAATCCTGATCAGAAAGACAAG TACATGAAGAAGCTTCATATGCAGGAACGGGCCATAGAAGAGGTGAAACTGGCCATCAAACCCTTTTATCAGAAAAGGGACATAACAAAAGAGGAATACAAAGAGATCTTACGGAAGGCTGTTCAGAAG GTTTGTCACAGTAAGAGTGGTGAAATTAATCCAGTGAAAGTAGCCAACCTGGTAAAGGCATATGTGGATAAGTACAAACACGCCAGGAAACATCGTAAAGCAGAGGAGAAGCAGAGTGCTGAAGGCCCCAAAGATTCTGAGACTCCTGATTGA
- the phrf1 gene encoding PHD and RING finger domain-containing protein 1 isoform X1, translating into MDDEDSQDELINKNISHGKGKRPTATILSDEEEDGDDSHEDGTDSEEDDDSQDEGGEEEDEEDESDHEDGEKELDGAVGTEVTDLGLSSDEDAEKCPICLNTFHEQPVATPQNCEHYFCLDCILEWAKNANSCPIDRIVFSNILLRKCYGGKVRETITVQRPVTREQEEQVNVDLEQTSCEVCGGTDREDRLLLCDGCDAGYHMECLTPPLDAVPVEEWFCPECAPNNRNRRAEQLSEEEEESRVLPTTSRSQPAGSRPTRAIARTQHSERVRANVNRHRITQARTAAQLAPQYLMRSTWLDETINSVVAGLNTAVYVRDFTPRPRVRRRRKRAPRKKTTKEGKDIKGKTSTTKVKRRKRKVWRRKLRKKAMVKKKTTQGRIAQNLGLKKPSRSSSIPSVYRPCEQTLGSMRADIGAASLSIYGDPFDLDPFNNGDEELDQASVQPSLLEAKRRGLSHSALRSHQPVARPILAGLSSRGHSIPLVEEVAEAAPVPDLLGSILSGQSLLLMDSSDVVINRDGSLKAPKPACLSSPSSSLSGSSSLERTPSTGAADIHGSREPAPSSSPLTNSSQSSFRPTPAPVTRSPSCPSASHAPASVLEHPRLSMPLPRRPTPTNSNGTGHNQRGTCSIRGQPPARVTNGAPESHLGERRSTANVPAKKPPPKPVWVDVSVLPRIPKIKRENSSVVHGSTGSNSNNLPESSMTSLAGDKGRQSSVDQQGARESRQGRPIDGQRQRLDRAVPSSSFSNSFSTPSTSASVPSNSQPSSSTAISFRISSSGNPWHARRLSAPDQALPAKDKAPVKRNQKDKQQMLLSSYSQAKKTSVESEVYDPFNPTGSDASDSEDENEDDKAEINLPSSPATVQTVGQNEDAELQIKTESMDLDLPADNEMSGMKVQVKKEPTSPKDDSWSSPSHHPATLFAAQSQSLAALVAYSGSPVVSDAEDSGNSEGHLVKSPDHSRSSSLSSHHSEEKVKIEIKSEPDLEPSPVIDTSLVVSQVTKGNGIIQELSSVSGSSEANHKSKEKEIRSPCASSGEERRSWCASNSPPFKASEQSDKQKKPSRSEDRRRSRSRSPRRRRSRSRSRERSHLRDRRRSTRSSSSESSRKRRRKHENRDRYDSREKEVQKRSKKKRYSHSRSRSRSRSRSRSKSRERRRERTFSHRSSSRSRDSNETRSKRKRSRSASRDPRRRENVSEGPRRRERHSDKSSSAEEKEPTHSIERNAVLMKKESQTGQNECDTTLSAVSTEKETDSSNQENSQLIEETSKQLSEDVLSISLSHKSHESKPIEIKEEKDSSLSKNKESQLLKDQLPKQLKVEQIWPNDDDDDEDSCSDDDVLVINLSSPGPTPTDCEKMTDSDSTSLSVVPKEEMEVEPLQASCPVKQEPVDSSDEEINVDYLIDNLDFIKKEMKDEPVTNAAGAVEPQADMGKESAMVKQEMESVLVMAGTKAKSQGKRVTWNIQEPVVSQPDKMSKLALFKLKLKQEGSRKAASSSSTQITGQVAAAVQGGSKSAAMSISSPALEGRSNAGQEKSKSHKEELLQNPDQKDKYMKKLHMQERAIEEVKLAIKPFYQKRDITKEEYKEILRKAVQKVCHSKSGEINPVKVANLVKAYVDKYKHARKHRKAEEKQSAEGPKDSETPD; encoded by the exons ATGGATGACGAGGACAGCCAGGATGAGCTGATCAACAAAAACATCTCCCATGGAAAAGGCAAAAGGCCCACCGCAACTATTCTTTCTGATGAAG AGGAAGATGGTGACGACTCGCATGAGGACGGTACAGACagtgaggaggatgatgattcCCAGGACGAAGGTGGCGAGGAAGAGGACGAGGAAGATGAGAGTGATC ATGAAGATGGTGAAAAGGAGCTGGATGGAGCAGTAGGGACAGAAGTGACTGATCTTGGACTGAGTTCAGATGAGGATGCTGAGAAATGCCCTATCTGCCTCAACACCTTCCATGAGCAGCCGGTAGCTACGCCCCAGAACTGTGAGCACTACTTCTGTCTCGACTGCATTCTGGAGTGGGCCAAG AATGCCAACTCTTGTCCCATTGACCGCATAGTCTTCAGTAACATCCTACTGAGAAAATGCTATGGAGGAAAAGTCCGGGAGACG ATTACAGTTCAGAGGCCAGTAACACGTGAACAAGAGGAGCAGGTGAATGTGGATCTGGAGCAGACCAGCTGTGAGGTGTGTGGAGGGACAGACCGAGAAGATCGCCTGCTGCTCTGTGACGGCTGTGATGCCGG GTACCATATGGAGTGTTTAACACCTCCCTTGGATGCTGTGCCGGTTGAGGAGTGGTTTTGCCCAGAATGTGCACCAAACAACCGCAACAGAA GAGCTGAGCAGTtaagtgaggaggaggaggagagcaggGTTCTTCCTACCACCAGCCGCTCTCAGCCAGCAGGGTCCAGACCCACGCGTGCCATCGCACGGACACAACACAGCGAGAGGGTCCGAGCCAATGTCAACAGACACCGTATAACACAGGCACGCACTGCTGCACAG CTTGCACCTCAGTACCTGATGCGGTCCACCTGGCTGGATGAGACCATTAATTCTGTAGTTGCTGGACTTAACACAGCTGTCTACGTGAGGGACTTCACTCCCCGGCCAAGAGTTCGCAGGAGACGCAAGCGAG CACCAAGAAAGAAAACCACTAAAGAAGGGAAAGACATTAAGGGTAAAACCTCAACCACAAAGGTGAAAAGGCGGAAGCGTAAAGTGTGGAGAAGGAAATTAAGAAAAAAGGCG ATGGTAAAAAAGAAGACAACTCAGGGCCGCATTGCACAGAATCTGGGCCTGAAGAAACCCAGCCGCAGCTCTTCTATCCCCTCTGTGTACCGCCCGTGTGAGCAAACACTGGGCAGCATGAGAGCAGACATTGGGGCAGCTTCCCTCTCCATTTACGGAGACCCCTTTGATCTCGATCCCTTCAATAATGG GGATGAGGAGCTGGACCAGGCTTCAGTTCAGCCCTCTTTGTTGGAGGCTAAACGGCGGGGTTTGTCCCACTCTGCTCTGCGCTCACACCAGCCTGTGGCCAGACCTATACTTGCTGGTTTGTCCAG TCGAGGGCACAGTATCCCTCTGGTGGAGGAGGTAGCAGAGGCTGCACCAGTCCCAGACTTGCTGGGAAGTATCCTCAGTGGCCAAAGCTTGCTGCTGATGGACAGCTCTGATGTGGTTATCAATAGAGATGGCTCTCTTAAAGCCCCCAAGCCTg CCTGTTTGTCATCTCCAAGTAGCAGCCTCTCGGGAAGCTCTTCTTTAGAAAGGACACCTTCCACAGGAGCAGCAGACATTCATGGCAGCAGAGAGCCTGCACCTTCCTCCAGCCCTTTAACAAACTCATCACAAAGCTCTTTCCGGCCCACTCCTGCCCCAGTAACGCGTTCGCCATCCTGCCCATCTGCTTCCCACGCACCGGCATCTGTTCTTGAACACCCACGCTTATCTATGCCTCTTCCACGCAGGCCAACTCCCACAAACTCGAATGGAACTGGACACAATCAGCGGGGCACCTGCAGCATCAGAGGCCAACCCCCAGCAAGGGTTACAAACGGAGCTCCTGAATCTCATCTTGGTGAGAGGCGAAGTACCGCAAACGTCCCTGCAAAAAAGCCTCCCCCCAAACCAGTATGGGTGGATGTGTCTGTGTTGCCAAGAATACCAAAGATTAAAAGAGAAAACAGTTCTGTGGTACACGGTAGTACTGGGAGCAATAGCAACAACTTACCAGAATCTTCCATGACTAGTTTAGCAGGTGACAAAGGCCGGCAGAGTTCAGTTGACCAGCAGGGAGCACGTGAAAGCAGGCAGGGTAGGCCGATAGATGGCCAGAGGCAGAGACTGGACAGAGCTGTGCCTTCGTCTTCTTTTTCTAACTCGTTCTCTACTCCATCAACTTCTGCTAGTGTACCATCAAATTCACAGCCGTCCTCTTCTACTGCTATTAGTTTTCGGATTAGCAGCAGTGGAAACCCATGGCACGCTCGGCGGCTTTCAGCACCTGATCAAGCCCTGCCTGCAAAAGATAAGGCACCTGTGAagagaaaccagaaagacaAGCAGCAGATGTTGTTGTCCTCTTATTCCCAGGCTAAAAAAACCTCTGTGGAGAGTGAGGTCTATGATCCCTTTAATCCCACAGGATCTGACGCCTCAGACTCTGAAGATGAGAATGAGGATGACAAGGCTGAAATAAATCTACCAAGCTCTCCAGCCACGGTACAAACTGTGGGGCAAAACGAAGATGCCGAACTTCAAATTAAAACCGAGTCCATGGACTTGGATTTGCCTGCGGACAATGAGATGTCTGGAATGAAAGTGCAGGTTAAAAAGGAGCCAACCTCTCCCAAGGATGACTCATGGTCATCACCTTCTCATCATCCAGCCACCCTGTTTGCAGCTCAGTCTCAGAGTCTTGCCGCTCTTGTGGCATACAGTGGAAGCCCTGTGGTCTCTGATGCCGAGGACAGTGGAAATTCTGAAGGTCACTTAGTGAAATCTCCGGATCATTCCAGATCTAGCTCACTCTCCAGTCACCACAGTGAAGAGAAGGTCAAGATAGAGATAAAATCTGAACCAGATCTTGAACCATCTCCTGTGATAGACACATCTCTAGTTGTGTCTCAGGTAACCAAAGGGAATGGGATAATACAAGAACTGTCATCCGTATCAGGAAGTTCTGAAGCAAATCACAAgagcaaagagaaagaaataagaTCACCATGTGCCAGTTCAGGAGAGGAGAGGCGATCATGGTGTGCTTCCAACAGTCCTCCTTTCAAAGCCTCTGAACAGTCTGATAAACAGAAGAAACCCTCACGGTCCGAAGACAGAAGGCGGTCGCGTTCTAGATCTCCACGCCGCAGGCGATCTCGCTCAAGATCCAGAGAGCGAAGCCACCTACGAGACAGGAGGCGCTCAACTCGCTCCAGCAGCAGCGAAAGCTCaaggaagagaagaaggaaGCACGAGAACCGTGACCGCTATGACAGCAGGGAGAAAGAGGTGCAGAAAAGGTCCAAGAAGAAAAGATACTCTCACTCGCGGTCAAGATCtcgatccagatccagatcaaGGTCAAAGtccagagagaggagaagagaacgAACATTTTCACATAGGTCTTCCTCAAGATCAAGGGACAGTAATGAAACAAGATCAAAAAGGAAAAGGTCTAGATCAGCTTCCAGAGACCCAAGACGGAGAGAGAATGTTTCAGAAGGCCCTCGCCGCAGAGAACGGCACAGCGACAAAAGTTCTTCTGCTGAGGAAAAGGAGCCTACTCACAGTATAGAGAGAAATGCAGTTTTAATGAAGAAGGAGTCACAGACAGGACAAAATGAATGTGACACTACACTTTCAGCTGTTTCAACTGAAAAGGAGACTGATTCGAGTAATCAAGAGAATTCGCAATTAATTGAAGAGACTTCAAAACAACTTTCAGAGGATGTTCTTTCGATTAGTCTGTCACACAAATCGCATGAATCTAAGCCTATTGAAatcaaagaagaaaaagactCCTCACTTAGTAAAAATAAAGAGTCCCAGCTCCTAAAAGATCAACTGCCAAAACAGCTCAAAGTAGAGCAGATTTGgcctaatgatgatgatgatgatgaggactcctgcagtgatgatgatgttcTTGTGATTAATTTATCTTCACCTGGCCCTACTCCCACAGATTGTGAAAAGATGACTGATTCTGATTCAACAAGCCTGTCTGTGGTCCCAAAGGAGGAGATGGAGGTAGAACCTCTGCAAGCATCATGTCCAGTAAAACAAGAACCAGTGGACTCTTCAGATGAAGAGATCAATGTGGATTATTTGATTGACAACTTGGACTTCATTAAGAAGGAGATGAAGGATGAGCCAGTAACTAATGCTGCAGGTGCTGTGGAGCCCCAGGCTGATATGGGCAAGGAGTCAGCAATGGTCAAACAGGAGATGGAGTCAGTGTTAGTAATGGCAGGCACCAAAGCCAAATCACAGGGTAAACGAGTCACTTGGAATATACAAGAGCCGGTGGTGTCCCAGCCAGACAAAATGAGCA AACTTGCACTATTCAAATTGAAATTGAAGCAGGAAGGGTCTCGTAAGGCTGCGTCGTCCTCCTCTACGCAGATCACTGGCCAG GTGGCAGCCGCTGTCCAGGGCGGGTCCAAATCAGCAGCCATGAGCATCAGTTCTCCGGCACTGGAAGGGAGGTCAAATGCCGGCCAGGAGAAATCCAAATCCCACAAAGAGGAGTTGTTGCAGAATCCTGATCAGAAAGACAAG TACATGAAGAAGCTTCATATGCAGGAACGGGCCATAGAAGAGGTGAAACTGGCCATCAAACCCTTTTATCAGAAAAGGGACATAACAAAAGAGGAATACAAAGAGATCTTACGGAAGGCTGTTCAGAAG GTTTGTCACAGTAAGAGTGGTGAAATTAATCCAGTGAAAGTAGCCAACCTGGTAAAGGCATATGTGGATAAGTACAAACACGCCAGGAAACATCGTAAAGCAGAGGAGAAGCAGAGTGCTGAAGGCCCCAAAGATTCTGAGACTCCTGATTGA